Proteins found in one Apostichopus japonicus isolate 1M-3 chromosome 16, ASM3797524v1, whole genome shotgun sequence genomic segment:
- the LOC139983547 gene encoding uncharacterized protein isoform X1 has product MSAEPLYIPMDEGPSQGNSTGHLQTNEMTPNGRPTRPPHPQTVTRVSTEQFNDYHELAMCSRWCCRLLGSLAIRKSDEARIRASYGDMVAARDAAEEARRLANQAITIGWIMCIVATIMGVVVLVVLCVLSKE; this is encoded by the exons ATGTCTG CTGAACCTCTTTACATCCCAATGGATGAAGGACCCAGTCAAGGAAACTCGACGGGGCATCTTCAGACCAACGAAATGACGCCAAAT GGTAGGCCCACTAGGCCGCCACACCCCCAGACGGTGACCAGAGTGTCCACAGAGCAATTCAATGACTACCATGAGTTAGCAATGTGTAGCCGATGGTGCTGCCGGCTACTTGGAAGTTTGGCAATTCGGAAGTCCGATGAG GCACGCATTCGAGCCTCTTACGGTGATATGGTCGCGGCAAGAGATGCTGCGGAAGAAGCCCGTAGATTAGCTAACCAAGCGATCACCATCGGCTGGATAATGTGTATCGTCGCCACGATAATGGGTGTGGTTGTTTTAGTTGTTTTATGTGTTTTATCAAAGGAATAG
- the LOC139983547 gene encoding uncharacterized protein isoform X2: protein MSAEPLYIPMDEGPSQGNSTGHLQTNEMTPNGRPTRPPHPQTVTRVSTEQFNDYHELAMCSRWCCRLLGSLAIRKSDEARIRASYGDMVAARDAAEEARRLANQAITIGWIMCIVATIMGVVVLVVLCVLSKE from the exons CTGAACCTCTTTACATCCCAATGGATGAAGGACCCAGTCAAGGAAACTCGACGGGGCATCTTCAGACCAACGAAATGACGCCAAAT GGTAGGCCCACTAGGCCGCCACACCCCCAGACGGTGACCAGAGTGTCCACAGAGCAATTCAATGACTACCATGAGTTAGCAATGTGTAGCCGATGGTGCTGCCGGCTACTTGGAAGTTTGGCAATTCGGAAGTCCGATGAG GCACGCATTCGAGCCTCTTACGGTGATATGGTCGCGGCAAGAGATGCTGCGGAAGAAGCCCGTAGATTAGCTAACCAAGCGATCACCATCGGCTGGATAATGTGTATCGTCGCCACGATAATGGGTGTGGTTGTTTTAGTTGTTTTATGTGTTTTATCAAAGGAATAG